In uncultured Desulfobacter sp., one DNA window encodes the following:
- a CDS encoding TonB-dependent receptor plug domain-containing protein, whose translation MQEALDAYSKATGTTIVCSNELIKGKNSPGAQNTSAGDALQQILQGTGLTFEMADNNTAILKEKKSTEKSELQQNRMKTNLEEVTVTAQKREENVQEVPISMTVFNEFAIEDRKIESIQDVASYTSNLALIPKGAITYLPSIRGISSTIGTSSQATSIIIDGIPVSNAGGFNLTLMGIERIEVLKGPQGTLYGKDTEAGVINIITKQPDNETRGKAGVEFGEDSKKKYTFSASGPIVEDKLFLGVSAKHYLLFDSRRYTKSGKPYQ comes from the coding sequence TTGCAGGAAGCATTGGATGCGTATTCCAAGGCCACGGGTACAACAATCGTCTGTTCAAACGAACTGATAAAAGGCAAAAACAGCCCCGGTGCCCAAAACACATCCGCCGGTGATGCCCTGCAACAAATTTTGCAGGGAACCGGTTTAACCTTTGAAATGGCAGACAACAACACCGCTATTTTAAAGGAAAAGAAATCCACAGAAAAATCCGAACTCCAACAAAATCGCATGAAAACAAACCTGGAAGAGGTGACGGTAACGGCACAAAAAAGGGAAGAAAATGTACAAGAAGTCCCCATTTCCATGACGGTGTTTAATGAGTTTGCAATAGAAGATCGAAAAATAGAATCGATTCAAGATGTGGCTTCCTACACTTCAAATTTAGCTTTAATACCTAAAGGGGCAATAACTTATTTACCTTCAATTAGAGGTATTTCTAGTACCATAGGCACCTCATCCCAAGCTACCAGTATAATTATAGACGGTATTCCCGTATCAAATGCTGGCGGATTTAATTTAACTTTAATGGGCATTGAAAGGATTGAAGTATTAAAAGGACCCCAGGGAACACTCTATGGGAAAGATACGGAAGCAGGAGTTATCAATATTATCACAAAACAACCTGATAATGAAACTAGAGGGAAAGCAGGCGTTGAGTTTGGTGAAGACAGTAAAAAAAAATATACCTTTAGTGCAAGCGGTCCCATAGTGGAAGATAAATTGTTTTTAGGCGTATCTGCCAAACATTATCTCCTGTTCGACAGCCGTAGGTATACGAAATCCGGAAAGCCCTATCAATAA
- a CDS encoding helix-turn-helix transcriptional regulator, with product MEIIRPTFSKSPKFPTQTVYSLPKEFGSGSMRVDKFSSGLELCYSDLKPTRPIALAGETIHEYFGVGFNLIGHSESRLSAHNQAFSVKNGFSEHYIYPTPATMQKDIGVTHNVRIKIFFDKKTLLDFAKEDEEPFLPFLKGLQRQVCVDVQGKMAPEMQRAMNQIISCPYLGKTRALFLEGKAMELLALKLEQMRIKDKSSLRQPRINKTDSERIYYAAELLVRDPINPPDLTDLAGRIGMGRSKFYQNFKVVFGYSPMGYLRSHRLQVAKQFLRQGTHNVTEAAFAVGFNNLGYFIRAFNAEFGVTPHQVI from the coding sequence ATGGAAATTATTCGTCCTACATTTTCGAAATCCCCAAAATTTCCCACCCAGACTGTTTACAGTTTGCCCAAAGAATTTGGCAGTGGAAGCATGCGGGTTGACAAGTTTTCTTCAGGATTGGAGTTGTGCTATTCGGACTTGAAGCCAACCAGGCCGATCGCTTTGGCCGGCGAAACAATTCATGAGTATTTTGGCGTTGGGTTTAACCTCATCGGGCATTCTGAATCACGTTTATCAGCACACAACCAAGCTTTTTCTGTTAAAAACGGGTTCAGCGAGCATTACATTTATCCAACCCCGGCAACTATGCAAAAAGATATCGGGGTTACGCACAATGTGAGAATTAAAATTTTTTTTGATAAAAAAACGCTGCTGGATTTCGCCAAGGAAGATGAAGAACCATTTCTTCCATTTTTAAAAGGCCTTCAAAGGCAAGTGTGTGTAGACGTTCAAGGAAAGATGGCCCCAGAGATGCAACGCGCAATGAATCAGATTATTTCATGCCCGTATCTTGGTAAAACCCGGGCACTTTTTTTAGAGGGAAAAGCAATGGAGCTTCTTGCCCTCAAACTTGAACAGATGAGGATAAAGGACAAGTCTTCCCTGCGTCAACCTCGCATAAACAAGACAGATAGTGAGCGGATATATTATGCCGCCGAACTTCTTGTTCGTGATCCCATCAATCCGCCGGATCTCACCGATCTTGCCGGAAGGATCGGAATGGGAAGAAGCAAGTTTTATCAAAACTTTAAAGTTGTTTTCGGATATTCCCCGATGGGATACCTGCGTAGCCATCGCCTGCAGGTTGCCAAACAGTTCCTGCGGCAGGGAACGCATAATGTTACAGAGGCCGCTTTTGCGGTTGGGTTTAATAACCTGGGTTATTTTATCAGGGCTTTCAATGCCGAGTTCGGCGTAACTCCCCATCAAGTCATCTAA
- a CDS encoding AAA family ATPase: MNRTALENLNAWKEKPHRKPLVIRGARQVGKSWLVREFAQTAGMDLFEINFELDEDLAECFKSKHPDQILSLLELKRSQRIVPGSTVLFLDEIQSAPLVFASLRYFYELMPDLHVIAAGSLLEFVLEKPNFSMPVGRIEYLYLGPMTFKEFLSGIGKDQLVQYMENFKLSDDLPMVIHNEFLHWLKLFLAVGGMPEAVRIYRDTRSLLEVDAVKQSILQTYRDDFNKYSPRANPVRLNRVFQRLPLMAGQKVKYVNIDRTQKNEDLKKALHLLELARVYYPVYHTSANGVPLKAQINEKFQKPLFLDVGLMMSACGMSYADIQDADDADLVNSGPVCEQMIGQHLLYRHPSFQEPELFYWCREKRQASSEVDFVIHKGIRIIPVEVKAGKTGTLKSLHVFLKEKKYPEGVRFNIDLPAMHEVPFALPDTKGTFRLLSLPLYMVEELDRYI, from the coding sequence ATGAATCGAACAGCCCTTGAAAACCTCAATGCCTGGAAAGAGAAACCCCACCGAAAGCCCCTGGTGATCCGGGGGGCAAGGCAAGTGGGCAAATCCTGGCTGGTCCGGGAATTTGCCCAAACCGCCGGGATGGATCTTTTTGAAATTAATTTTGAGCTGGATGAAGACCTGGCTGAATGTTTTAAGTCCAAACATCCGGACCAAATCCTTTCCCTGCTTGAACTCAAACGCTCCCAGCGAATTGTTCCAGGCAGCACCGTGCTGTTCCTGGACGAAATTCAGTCCGCGCCGTTGGTTTTTGCAAGCTTGAGATATTTTTACGAACTCATGCCTGATCTGCATGTCATCGCAGCCGGCTCCCTACTGGAATTTGTATTGGAAAAGCCTAATTTTTCCATGCCCGTAGGAAGAATCGAATACCTGTATCTGGGCCCCATGACCTTTAAAGAATTTTTAAGTGGGATTGGAAAAGATCAACTCGTGCAGTATATGGAAAATTTCAAGCTTTCCGATGATCTGCCAATGGTGATCCATAATGAGTTTTTACATTGGCTTAAACTTTTTCTGGCCGTTGGCGGCATGCCGGAAGCCGTCAGGATTTACCGGGATACCCGTTCCCTTCTTGAAGTAGATGCAGTGAAACAGTCTATCCTTCAGACATACCGGGATGATTTTAATAAATATTCTCCCCGGGCCAATCCGGTAAGGCTGAACCGGGTGTTTCAGCGGCTGCCTTTAATGGCGGGGCAAAAGGTTAAATATGTCAATATCGACAGAACTCAAAAAAATGAAGACCTGAAAAAAGCCCTTCACCTTCTGGAACTTGCCAGGGTGTACTATCCGGTATATCACACTTCGGCAAACGGGGTTCCGTTAAAAGCCCAGATCAATGAAAAGTTTCAAAAGCCCTTGTTCCTGGATGTGGGCTTGATGATGAGTGCCTGCGGGATGAGTTATGCAGATATCCAGGACGCTGATGATGCCGATCTTGTCAATTCCGGTCCGGTATGCGAACAGATGATCGGACAGCATCTGCTTTACAGGCACCCATCATTCCAGGAGCCGGAACTGTTTTATTGGTGCAGGGAAAAACGCCAGGCTTCTTCAGAAGTCGACTTCGTGATTCACAAGGGAATACGGATTATCCCTGTGGAGGTCAAAGCCGGGAAAACAGGAACTTTAAAATCCCTCCATGTATTTTTAAAAGAGAAAAAATACCCGGAGGGGGTCCGCTTTAACATAGACCTGCCGGCTATGCATGAAGTCCCTTTTGCCCTGCCCGATACAAAAGGAACGTTTCGTCTGCTTTCTCTTCCGCTTTACATGGTCGAGGAGCTGGACCGGTATATTTAG
- a CDS encoding type II toxin-antitoxin system RelE/ParE family toxin: MPNISITPAAEDDLINIWIYIARDNPKAADRTLQAAEETFELLADMPSIGVSYWATHPKLKGLKFFPVKNFSNYIVYYRKLTEGIEIVRVLHARMKKNLRLGGQSKIK, from the coding sequence ATGCCTAATATATCCATAACACCAGCTGCTGAGGATGATTTGATCAACATATGGATCTATATTGCACGAGATAACCCTAAAGCTGCTGACAGAACTCTTCAAGCCGCTGAAGAAACCTTTGAGTTGCTGGCTGATATGCCAAGCATCGGGGTTTCTTATTGGGCAACACACCCTAAATTAAAAGGCCTTAAATTTTTTCCTGTTAAAAATTTTTCAAACTATATAGTCTATTATAGGAAATTAACTGAAGGTATTGAAATTGTACGTGTATTACATGCACGCATGAAAAAGAATCTGCGGCTTGGGGGCCAGAGTAAAATTAAATAG
- a CDS encoding type II toxin-antitoxin system ParD family antitoxin codes for MATLNISMPDELRAFIESRVRTGEYQSASDYLRDLIRHDHEKIDQLLLEGVNSGDSLPLDMKNIKKKAISLLQKEQG; via the coding sequence ATGGCAACACTGAATATATCAATGCCTGATGAGCTTAGAGCCTTCATCGAATCCCGTGTCCGCACGGGTGAATACCAGAGCGCCAGCGATTACTTACGTGACCTTATAAGGCATGACCATGAAAAAATTGATCAGCTTTTATTAGAAGGTGTTAACAGCGGTGATTCTTTACCGCTTGACATGAAAAATATCAAAAAGAAAGCTATTTCCCTGCTTCAAAAAGAACAGGGGTAA
- a CDS encoding efflux RND transporter permease subunit produces MRPISTSRVTRIWREKIGTVAGVETIAFADNQGGPGSGKGLTIGLSHRNADILNRAGEDLARRLGEYPMISDIDDGSAQGKRQFNITLTPAGFRMGLTPGTIAAKIRHAYQGIEAVKLQRGRNEITVRVRLAEDERICETAFENYVINAPNGEIMLRDAVQIMKGRAYTVIRRSNGRREIEVAANVTPQSMAGNIIRDMKQEILPFLVGRYPGLSYGLEGKQADIKKSMAALFKGLGLALFFVFALLAIPFKSYFQPLIIMICIPFGIIGAVAGHIIMGYPLSILSLFGIVAMAGVVVNDALVLIDFANRLVRGGMPVKDAIRAAGIQRFRPIILTTLTTCGGLAPIITETSWQARFLIPMAISLGFGLFFATLITLGLVPCLYLILEDIKGLLK; encoded by the coding sequence ATGCGCCCGATATCCACTTCCCGGGTGACCCGGATCTGGCGGGAAAAAATCGGTACGGTTGCAGGCGTTGAGACCATTGCCTTTGCGGACAACCAGGGTGGTCCCGGTTCCGGCAAGGGGCTGACCATTGGCTTAAGCCACCGGAATGCGGATATTTTGAACCGGGCCGGAGAAGACCTTGCCCGGCGTCTGGGAGAATATCCCATGATATCGGATATTGATGACGGATCGGCCCAGGGAAAACGGCAGTTCAATATCACCCTGACCCCTGCGGGCTTTCGCATGGGGCTTACCCCGGGAACCATTGCTGCTAAAATCCGGCATGCTTACCAGGGGATTGAGGCGGTGAAACTTCAGCGGGGAAGAAACGAGATCACGGTAAGGGTGCGGCTGGCAGAGGACGAGCGCATTTGTGAAACTGCATTTGAAAACTATGTGATCAATGCCCCAAACGGAGAGATCATGCTCAGGGATGCCGTTCAAATTATGAAAGGAAGAGCCTATACCGTGATCCGCCGGAGCAACGGCCGGCGGGAAATCGAGGTCGCGGCCAATGTTACCCCCCAGTCCATGGCCGGGAATATTATCCGGGATATGAAGCAGGAAATCCTGCCGTTCCTTGTGGGCCGGTATCCGGGCCTGTCCTACGGACTTGAGGGGAAACAGGCTGATATCAAGAAGAGCATGGCCGCGCTGTTCAAAGGCTTAGGGCTTGCGTTATTTTTTGTGTTTGCCCTGCTGGCCATTCCTTTTAAAAGTTATTTTCAGCCCTTGATCATTATGATCTGCATTCCCTTTGGCATTATCGGGGCCGTGGCCGGCCATATTATCATGGGCTATCCCCTGTCCATTCTGAGTCTGTTCGGCATTGTGGCCATGGCAGGCGTGGTGGTCAATGACGCTTTGGTGCTCATTGATTTTGCCAACCGGCTGGTACGCGGGGGCATGCCTGTGAAGGACGCAATCAGGGCCGCCGGGATACAGCGGTTCAGACCCATTATTTTGACCACGTTAACCACCTGCGGAGGGCTTGCCCCGATCATCACGGAAACGTCTTGGCAGGCCAGGTTTCTTATTCCCATGGCCATCTCTCTGGGGTTTGGTCTTTTTTTTGCCACACTGATTACCCTGGGACTTGTGCCTTGTCTGTATCTGATATTGGAGGATATAAAAGGCCTTTTGAAATAG
- a CDS encoding HlyD family efflux transporter periplasmic adaptor subunit, with product MKPETPARQTSLWVTFLKVLLPVCVIAAGAAGFWHYKSNKIKFKRKPAVKTAPVVDVIKVNPGRVTALIRAMGTVQPDREVVIKSRVAGTIIEVAPEFVQGGKIAKGLTMVQIDPADYKLAVDKAKSALAQARADFEIEKGQQQIAREELRLMAAMSPDGVKETSLVLRKPQLEQAGAAVASAQSDLDAALLDLERTRIIAPFHALVLSKDVDAGAMTAAQGTLATLVDVTNYQVEVQVPLDRLDHIRLGYVQTLCPKGGSFTAQRLSGACPGLFVPCPVP from the coding sequence ATGAAACCAGAGACACCAGCAAGACAGACTTCTTTATGGGTCACCTTTTTGAAAGTTCTTTTGCCTGTATGCGTGATTGCAGCAGGCGCTGCCGGATTTTGGCACTACAAATCCAACAAAATAAAATTCAAACGCAAACCTGCGGTAAAAACAGCCCCGGTGGTGGATGTCATAAAAGTTAATCCCGGCCGGGTCACAGCCCTGATCCGGGCCATGGGTACGGTTCAGCCGGACCGGGAAGTGGTGATTAAATCCCGGGTGGCCGGTACGATCATTGAGGTAGCACCTGAATTTGTCCAGGGGGGAAAAATCGCCAAGGGACTGACCATGGTCCAAATTGATCCGGCAGACTATAAGCTGGCCGTGGACAAAGCCAAAAGCGCATTGGCCCAGGCCCGGGCTGATTTTGAAATCGAAAAGGGACAACAGCAGATTGCCAGGGAAGAGCTCAGGCTCATGGCTGCGATGTCGCCTGACGGGGTAAAGGAAACCAGCCTGGTGTTGAGAAAACCCCAGCTTGAACAGGCCGGGGCTGCCGTGGCAAGCGCCCAAAGTGATCTTGACGCAGCACTTCTGGACCTGGAAAGAACCCGTATCATTGCTCCCTTCCATGCCCTGGTGCTCTCCAAAGATGTGGATGCCGGTGCCATGACAGCAGCCCAGGGTACCCTTGCCACCCTGGTGGACGTAACCAATTACCAGGTGGAAGTCCAGGTGCCCCTGGACCGCCTGGACCATATCCGTCTGGGATATGTCCAAACTCTTTGCCCAAAGGGTGGATCTTTTACTGCGCAACGCCTATCTGGGGCTTGCCCTGGTCTTTTTGTTCCTTGCCCTGTTCCTTGA